The Terriglobales bacterium DNA window AAAGCTAGTCTGCACAGCTCAGACCTAAAGCGCAAAGAGAGGAGTTACCGCTGTGGATGTCGACTTCTCGCCGAATTCTTCTTCGATTGGTTCCTCCCGCAAAGCGCCGTTGCAGGGCACCCTGCTGGTCGGGGCCGTTTCCGAAAGTGCGTTGGCTGAGCGTCTGCGCTCCATCCAGAAGAGCGCGGAAGCAGGCCACGCACCGAGACCGAGCGCGCCAGCTGATGCGGATCTGTGTGCATCTGAACGCCTGGCAATCGATTATAGGGACGCCTCCGACTTAGCGGCCAAATCGGCGAAGGCTCTCACAGCTCTAACGGCGAACCAAGCGCCGCTATGGAAGCTTCTGCGAGCCCAGGGCATCTTCAGCGGCCACGGCCCTGCCAAGAAAGTAGCATTTCTATATACCGGTCAAGGCTCGCAATACCTAAACATGCTGCGAGTGCTCGCCGCCGCCGAACCGATTGTGGCTGATACTTTTGCCGAAGCCGACCGCATAATGACTCCGCTGCTCGGCCAGCCCCTCAGCGAGTTCTTATTTGTTGATCAAACCGACGCCGCCGCGGTGGCTCGGGCCGAAAAAGAGCTATCCCGAACGGCCATTACTCAGCCTGCCGTGATAGCGAGCGACATCGCGCTGACCCGCCTCTTAGCGGCGTATGATATTCGGCCAGACATGGTGATGGGCCATAGTGTGGGCGAATACGGCGCTTTGGTAGCGTGCGGCGCTCTTTCCTTCGAGGACGCCTTGGACGTAGTCAGTGCCCGCAGCCGTGAGGCCAGGGGCATAACCATGGAAACCGGCCGCATGGCCGCCATCTTCGCGCCGATGGAGGAGATTGAGCGAGGCCTGAAGACGATTCCGGGCTACATAGTGATCGCCAATGTCAACAGTTATCACCAAGCAGTCCTTGGCGGAGCCAGTCAGGCGATTGAGCAAGCGATCGACCTTTTCCTGAAAGCGGGCTACGACGCCGTCCCGTTGCCGGTGAGCAACGCTTTCCACACCTCGATTGTGGCTCCGTACAGCGAACCACTGCGACGAACGCTGGAGCGACGGCGTCTGCAATCACCGCGGGTCCCGGTTGTAGCGAACGTGAACGGCGAGTTTTATCCCACTGGACCGGACGCCACTTCACAGATGGTGGATCTCCTGA harbors:
- a CDS encoding acyltransferase domain-containing protein; its protein translation is MDVDFSPNSSSIGSSRKAPLQGTLLVGAVSESALAERLRSIQKSAEAGHAPRPSAPADADLCASERLAIDYRDASDLAAKSAKALTALTANQAPLWKLLRAQGIFSGHGPAKKVAFLYTGQGSQYLNMLRVLAAAEPIVADTFAEADRIMTPLLGQPLSEFLFVDQTDAAAVARAEKELSRTAITQPAVIASDIALTRLLAAYDIRPDMVMGHSVGEYGALVACGALSFEDALDVVSARSREARGITMETGRMAAIFAPMEEIERGLKTIPGYIVIANVNSYHQAVLGGASQAIEQAIDLFLKAGYDAVPLPVSNAFHTSIVAPYSEPLRRTLERRRLQSPRVPVVANVNGEFYPTGPDATSQMVDLLTRQVASPVQFVQGLLTLYRAGARVFVETGPKKALQGFAEDVLGDRGDVISLFTNHPKFDDIAAFNQALCGLYAAGLGRPVS